A genomic stretch from Armatimonadota bacterium includes:
- a CDS encoding nucleotidyltransferase domain-containing protein, whose translation MGSSEAALADIRDRIVARFRPRRIVLFGSHARAEADEESDFDILVEMDSDKPPPERSVEVNLALMPRDYALDVLVYTPAEVRLLRRRAGSFLRQIEAEGRVLYDRAGSSSE comes from the coding sequence ATGGGATCGTCAGAAGCGGCACTGGCTGACATTCGGGACCGGATTGTGGCGCGCTTTCGGCCTCGCAGGATCGTGCTCTTCGGCAGCCACGCCCGTGCGGAAGCCGACGAGGAGAGTGACTTTGATATCCTCGTGGAGATGGACAGCGACAAACCGCCGCCTGAGCGGAGCGTGGAGGTCAATCTGGCGCTAATGCCGCGGGACTACGCGCTGGACGTCCTTGTCTACACGCCCGCGGAAGTCAGACTGCTCAGGCGGCGCGCCGGGTCTTTCTTGCGGCAGATCGAGGCGGAAGGGAGGGTCCTGTATGACAGGGCCGGCTCCTCCTCCGAGTGA
- a CDS encoding HEPN domain-containing protein, with product MTGPAPPPSEAWLSKARNDLLAIANNLRADETPWDVVCFHSQQAAEKALKAVLAASGQMPPRSHDCAHLLGLCPPEAGLPATLAQPCAELTGYAVMVRYPADLYEPDAEAAVRMVRNAREVVHSVLAALGLDLSDPLDPVLGAYAANIGECGDMTERGPDAHGQT from the coding sequence ATGACAGGGCCGGCTCCTCCTCCGAGTGAAGCCTGGTTGTCAAAGGCGCGCAATGATTTGCTCGCGATCGCCAACAACCTCCGCGCTGACGAGACGCCCTGGGACGTTGTTTGTTTCCACAGCCAGCAGGCCGCAGAGAAGGCCCTCAAGGCGGTTCTTGCAGCGTCCGGACAGATGCCCCCGCGCAGCCATGACTGCGCCCATCTCCTGGGGCTTTGCCCACCTGAGGCGGGGCTTCCGGCCACCCTTGCGCAGCCATGTGCGGAGCTTACGGGCTATGCCGTGATGGTCCGCTATCCGGCCGATCTCTACGAGCCCGATGCAGAAGCCGCAGTGAGAATGGTGCGCAATGCCCGGGAGGTCGTGCATTCCGTGCTTGCAGCGCTGGGCCTAGACTTGAGTGACCCCCTGGATCCTGTCCTGGGAGCCTACGCGGCCAATATCGGGGAATGCGGTGACATGACAGAGAGAGGCCCGGACGCGCACGGGCAGA